The Saccharomonospora cyanea NA-134 genome includes a region encoding these proteins:
- the metH gene encoding methionine synthase: protein MDSRFLVELDRRILVADGGMGTALQAFDLSLDDFAQLEGCNEILNDTRPDVVSAVHRSFLEAGCDAVETNTFGTNYGNFGEYGILDRIRELAEKGTVLARQCADEYSTPERPRFVLGSVGPGTKLPTLGHAPYSVLRDAYVENTLGMLDGGVDAVLVETSQDLLQTKAAVVGAKRAMARAGRRVPIIAQVTVEQTGTMLVGSEIGAALTALEPLGIDVIGMNCATGPAEMSEHLRVLSEQARVPISVMPNAGLPELGPNGAVYPLRPDELAEALATFAKDFGARLVGGCCGTTPEHLRAVVEAVSSLSPAQRRSRHLPSVSSVYQSVPFEQDASILNVGERTNANGSKKFREAMLDERYDDCVEIAKAQTREGAHVLDLCVDYVGRDGTRDMAELASRLATASTLPIMVDSTEPDVVRTGLEHFGGRCAINSVNYEDGTGPESRYQRVMELAVEHGAAVVVTCIDEEGQARTADWKLRVAERAIEDLTTNWGLTTSSIIIDCLVFPITTGQEEVRRDALETIEAIRELKKRHPDVLTTLGLSNVSFGLNPAARQVLNSVFLHECREAGLDSAILNSSKILPMNKIDDEARQVALDLVYDRRRDGYDPLRRLMELFEGKTASSARASRAEELARLPLFERLEKRIVEGEVNGLEADLDAAMREKNPIDIINENLLAGMKVVGELFGSGQMQLPFVLQSAEVMKTAVAHLEPHMEKTDSGGKGKLLLATVKGDVHDIGKNLVDIIVSNNGYDVVNIGIKQPINAILEAAEEHRVDAIGMSGLLVKSTVVMKDNLQEMNSRGVARKYPVLLGGAALTRTYVENDLDEVYEGDVRYAKDAFEGLKLMDRVMAVKRGEAPEEDEAERAKKAERKARRERSLRIAEKRRAEQGPEPSLHDTARSDVDPDVPVPTPPFWGSKVVKGIAVADYLSMLDERATFLGQWGLRGARKGEGPSYEELVETEGRPRLRAWIDELSTRGVLAHAALVYGYFPCYSDGNDLVVVDKDEPDAAERLRFSFPRQRRDRRLCLADFFRSREKAEQTGQVDVLPLQLVTMGQPIADHANELFARNAYRDYLEVHGLGVQLTEALAEYWHRRIRQELRFSSGTPVAAEDPDDVRQFFKLGYRGARFSFGYGACPDLEDRAKIVELLDAERIGVTLSEEFQLHPEQSTDAIVAHHPEAKYFNT, encoded by the coding sequence GCCCTCCAGGCCTTCGACCTGTCGCTCGACGACTTCGCCCAGCTGGAGGGCTGTAACGAGATCCTCAACGACACCCGTCCCGACGTGGTGTCGGCGGTTCATCGCAGTTTCCTCGAAGCCGGGTGCGACGCCGTCGAGACCAACACGTTCGGCACGAACTACGGCAACTTCGGTGAGTACGGCATCCTCGACCGCATCCGGGAGCTGGCCGAGAAGGGCACGGTCCTGGCGCGGCAGTGTGCCGACGAGTACTCGACACCCGAGCGCCCCCGGTTCGTCCTGGGGTCGGTGGGACCGGGCACGAAACTGCCCACGCTCGGGCACGCTCCCTACTCCGTGCTGCGCGACGCCTACGTCGAGAACACGCTGGGAATGCTCGACGGCGGCGTGGACGCCGTGCTCGTGGAGACGTCGCAGGACCTGTTGCAGACCAAGGCGGCCGTCGTCGGCGCGAAGCGGGCGATGGCGCGAGCCGGGCGCCGGGTGCCGATCATCGCGCAGGTGACGGTGGAACAGACGGGAACGATGCTCGTCGGCTCGGAGATCGGTGCGGCGCTCACGGCGCTTGAGCCGCTGGGCATCGACGTGATCGGCATGAACTGTGCCACCGGGCCCGCCGAGATGAGCGAGCACCTGCGGGTGCTGTCCGAGCAGGCGCGTGTGCCTATCTCGGTGATGCCGAACGCGGGCCTGCCGGAACTCGGCCCGAACGGCGCGGTGTACCCGTTGCGGCCGGACGAACTCGCCGAGGCGCTGGCCACGTTCGCCAAGGACTTCGGGGCCCGCCTGGTGGGCGGGTGCTGCGGCACGACGCCGGAGCACTTGCGCGCGGTGGTGGAGGCGGTCTCGTCGCTGTCGCCCGCACAACGGCGGTCTCGGCACCTGCCGTCGGTGTCGTCGGTCTACCAGTCGGTTCCGTTCGAGCAGGACGCCTCGATCCTGAACGTGGGGGAGCGGACCAACGCGAACGGCTCGAAGAAGTTCCGCGAGGCGATGCTCGACGAGCGCTACGACGACTGCGTCGAGATCGCCAAGGCACAGACCCGCGAGGGCGCGCACGTGCTCGATCTGTGCGTCGACTACGTGGGCCGTGACGGCACGCGCGACATGGCCGAGCTGGCCTCCCGGCTCGCCACGGCGTCGACGCTGCCGATCATGGTCGACTCCACCGAACCCGACGTCGTGCGCACCGGCCTCGAACACTTCGGCGGGCGGTGTGCGATCAACTCGGTGAACTACGAGGACGGCACCGGACCGGAAAGCCGCTACCAGCGCGTCATGGAACTCGCGGTCGAGCACGGCGCCGCGGTGGTCGTCACCTGCATCGACGAGGAGGGCCAGGCTCGCACGGCAGACTGGAAGCTCCGGGTGGCCGAGCGCGCCATCGAGGACCTGACCACCAACTGGGGCCTGACGACGTCGTCGATCATCATCGACTGCCTCGTCTTCCCGATCACCACCGGTCAGGAGGAGGTCCGCAGGGACGCTCTCGAGACGATCGAGGCGATCCGCGAGCTGAAGAAGCGCCACCCGGACGTCCTGACCACCCTGGGGTTGTCCAACGTGTCGTTCGGTCTGAACCCGGCGGCGCGCCAGGTGCTGAACTCCGTGTTCCTGCACGAGTGCCGGGAGGCGGGACTCGACTCCGCGATCCTGAACTCGTCGAAGATCCTGCCGATGAACAAGATCGACGACGAGGCGCGGCAGGTGGCGCTCGACCTCGTCTACGACCGCCGGCGTGACGGTTACGACCCACTGCGGCGGCTCATGGAGCTGTTCGAGGGCAAGACCGCGTCTTCCGCCCGGGCCTCCCGCGCGGAGGAACTCGCGAGGCTGCCGCTGTTCGAACGGCTGGAGAAACGCATCGTCGAGGGTGAGGTCAACGGCCTCGAAGCCGACCTCGACGCCGCCATGCGGGAGAAGAACCCGATCGACATCATCAACGAGAACCTGCTCGCGGGCATGAAGGTCGTCGGCGAGCTGTTCGGCTCCGGTCAGATGCAGCTCCCGTTCGTGCTGCAGTCGGCCGAGGTGATGAAGACGGCGGTGGCCCACCTCGAACCGCACATGGAGAAGACCGACTCCGGTGGCAAGGGCAAGCTCCTGCTGGCCACGGTGAAGGGCGATGTTCACGACATCGGCAAGAACCTCGTCGACATCATCGTGTCGAACAACGGCTACGACGTCGTGAACATCGGCATCAAGCAGCCCATCAACGCGATCCTGGAGGCGGCGGAGGAGCACCGGGTCGACGCCATCGGGATGTCGGGCCTGCTGGTGAAGTCCACGGTGGTCATGAAGGACAACCTGCAGGAGATGAACTCCCGGGGGGTCGCGCGGAAGTACCCGGTGTTGCTCGGTGGGGCCGCGCTGACCCGCACGTACGTCGAGAACGACCTGGACGAGGTGTACGAGGGCGACGTCCGCTACGCCAAGGACGCCTTCGAGGGCCTGAAGTTGATGGACCGCGTGATGGCCGTCAAGCGTGGCGAGGCCCCCGAGGAGGACGAGGCCGAGCGGGCGAAGAAGGCGGAACGCAAGGCCCGCCGTGAGCGGTCGCTGCGCATCGCCGAGAAGCGCAGGGCCGAACAGGGTCCCGAACCCAGCCTGCACGACACCGCCCGTTCGGACGTCGACCCCGACGTACCCGTGCCCACGCCGCCTTTCTGGGGCTCCAAGGTGGTCAAGGGCATCGCCGTGGCGGACTACCTGTCGATGCTCGACGAGCGCGCGACGTTCCTCGGGCAGTGGGGGCTGCGCGGCGCGAGGAAGGGCGAGGGCCCCTCGTACGAGGAACTCGTGGAGACCGAGGGCAGGCCGAGACTGCGGGCCTGGATCGACGAGCTGTCCACCCGCGGCGTGCTCGCGCATGCCGCACTCGTGTACGGCTACTTCCCCTGCTACTCCGACGGCAACGACCTCGTCGTGGTGGACAAGGACGAACCGGACGCCGCCGAACGGTTGCGGTTCAGCTTCCCCCGGCAGCGCCGCGACCGCAGGCTGTGCCTCGCGGACTTCTTCCGGTCGAGGGAGAAGGCCGAGCAGACGGGACAGGTCGACGTGCTGCCGCTGCAGCTCGTGACGATGGGGCAGCCCATCGCCGACCACGCGAACGAGTTGTTCGCCCGCAACGCCTACCGGGACTACCTGGAGGTCCACGGGCTCGGCGTGCAGCTCACGGAGGCGCTGGCCGAGTACTGGCACCGCCGCATCCGGCAGGAGCTGCGCTTCTCATCGGGCACGCCGGTGGCGGCCGAGGACCCGGACGACGTGCGGCAGTTCTTCAAACTGGGCTACCGGGGCGCGCGGTTCTCCTTCGGCTACGGTGCTTGCCCGGACCTCGAAGACCGCGCGAAGATCGTGGAGCTGTTGGACGCCGAACGCATCGGTGTGACGTTGTCCGAGGAGTTCCAGCTGCATCCCGAGCAGTCGACGGATGCGATCGTGGCCCACCACCCCGAGGCCAAGTACTTCAACACGTGA